CGACAAAAACTCTTAACAATTTGAGATCTACGTCATGTATTTGCATTAATGTGCCAAATATTTAGTTTGATAAACTAGGAATAAATGTCGATTATATGCAATTTATAAAACTTCATCCACTCGTTAATATTTGAGCCATAAATATAAGAACTCAATGAATTTGGAGAACAAGATGACGTTTAGATATGGTGTAGACCGTCTAGATCTTGATACTGTAAATGGTATTGCAAACGGTTCAGTTGATGCTGTTTTAACAAGTGACGCTATCGACAAGATAAATACAAGCCGTCAACGCGTTGACCAAATGGCCGCCTCTGATAATGCTGTTTATGGTATTAACACTGGGTTTGGTCCTCTGTGTGATACGCAAATCACCCCAGCAGAAACAAACCTATTACAAAAAAACCTGCTAATCACGCATGCGGTTGGTGTTGGTAACCCAATCGATAAATCTATCTCTAAACTCATGCTTATCACCAAAGTGCACGCGTTAAGCCAAGGTTTCTCCGGTATTCGCCTTGAAACCGTTGAGCGTATGCTGAAGTTTATTGAGCTTGATTTAATTCCAGTTGTACCGGAGCAAGGTTCGGTAGGTGCATCAGGCGACTTAGCGCCATTATCGCACTTATTCTTACCACTTTTAGGTGAAGGTGAGTTTTGGGTTGGTGATGACATTGTGCCTGCGGCAAAAGCTTTAGCTGACAATGGCTTAGAGCCAATGGATCTGCATGCTAAAGAAGGTTTAGCCTTAATCAATGGTACTCAGTTTATTTTATCTCATGGTATTACTGGCCTAACTAAGATGCGTTACTTGCTGGACCTTGCCGATGTTGCAGGTGCAATGAGTATTGAAGGTATGCAAGGTAGCCAATCGCCATTTAGAGAAGAGCTTCATGCAATTCGTGCCTTTGCAGGCAATGTTGAAGTCGCAACACGCATGCGTCGTCTATTTAAAGATTCGCAAAATATGGCAGATCACACTGACTGCGACCGCGTTCAAGACCCATATTCATTGCGCTGTATTCCGCAGGTGCACGGTGCATCGCGCAACGCTTACAACCACTTAAAAGAACTCGTTGAGATTGAAATGAACTCAGTCACAGATAACCCAATTGTGATCAGTGAAGAAGAAGCGATTTCGGGCGGTAGTTTCCACGGTCAACCACTGGCAATGGCACTTGACTATGCGTCAATTGCAGCTGCTGAGCTAGGGAACATTTCAGACCGTCGTTGTTATTTGTTGCTTGAAGGTTTACATGGCTTACCGCGCCTACTCACTACATCTGGTGGCCTAAACTCAGGCATGATGATCCCGCAGTACACCACAGCGGCACTTGTCACCGAAAACAAATCACTGTGTTTCCCACCGTCAGCGGACAGTGTACCAACGTCAATGGGTCAGGAAGATCACGTGTCTATGGGCAGTATTTCAGGCCGTAAACTTAACCAAATTCTTGGTAATCTTGAGAAAATCTTCGCAATTGAGCTAATGTACGCAGCGCAAGCCGTTGATTTTAGACGCCCTAATACTTGTTCAGATATTATTGAACAAAATCATGCACTCATTCGTACTAAGGTTGCGAAATTAGAAGAAGACAGACTATTAAAGCCTGATATTGATGCCATGGTTGAGTTTGTAAAATCTCAGGCATTTACTGTTACGCTTAATTAAGGATAACTGACATGAACTTACAAGAATTTCAACACAGCATAAAACAGGGTATCCCGAGCGAGCTGCCTGCACCTAAAGCATATCCTGCAGGCGCTAACCGCGCACCAAAGCGTAAAGATATTTTATCGGTTGAGGAAAAGCAGCTAGCGGTGCGCAATGCGCTACGTTATTTCCCGAAAGAGTGGCATGCGGAGCTTGCTGAAGAATTTGCACAAGAGCTTAAAGACTTTGGCCGTATTTATATGTACCGCTTTAAGCCAAACTATGAACTAAAAGCACGTTCAATCTCTGATTATCCTGCAAAATGCGAACAAGCTGCGGCGATCATGTTAATGATAGACAATAACCTTGATCCAGCAGTGGCACAACACCCTGAAGAACTTATCACTTACGGTGGTAACGGTGCGGTATTCCAAAATTGGGCACAATACCTACTAGCTATGAAGTATCTAAGCGAGATGGAAGAAGACCAAACGCTTCATATGTACTCTGGTCACCCTATGGGCTTATTCCCATCTTCAAAAGACGCGCCGCGTGTTGTGGTTACAAACGGTATGATGATCCCCAATTACTCTAAGCCAGATGACTGGGAAAAGTTCAATGCGCTAGGTGTAACGCAATACGGTCAAATGACTGCAGGGTCATTCATGTACATTGGCCCACAAGGCATTGTTCACGGTACAACCATTACGGTAATGAACGCATTCCGTAAAGTGCTTAACAAAGGCGAATCACCTAAAGGTAAGATCTTCTTAACAGCGGGTCTTGGCGGTATGAGTGGTGCACAGCCAAAAGCGGGTAACATTGCTAACTGCATTACAGTATGTGCCGAAGTTAACCCGAAAGCAGCGATTAAACGTCATGAGCAAGGTTGGGTAGATGAACTTGTTGATAACATCGATGACTTAGTTGCACGTGTGCGTAAAGCACAAGAAAACGAAGAAGTGGTGTCTATTGCGTTCATTGGTAACATTGTAAACGTGTGGGAAAGCTTCTTAGCTGAAGACATTTTTGTACACTTAGGTTCAGACCAAACGTCTCTTCATAACCCATGGTCAGGCGGTTACTACCCGGTTGATATTAGCTACGAAGAATCAAATCGCTTAATCCGTGAAGAGCCTGACGTATTCAAAGAGAAAGTACAATCAACCCTTAAGCGCCACGCTGAAGCGGTAAACAAGCACACAGCAAAAGGCACGTACTTCTTTGATTATGGTAATGCGTTCTTACTAGAGTCATCGCGTGCGGGTGGTGATGTTATGGCTGAAAACGGCATCGACTTTAAATATCCGTCATACGTACAAGATATTCTAGGTCCTATGTGTTTTGACTATGGCTTTGGTCCGTTCCGTTGGGTATGTACTTCTGGCAACCCTGCAGACTTAGACAAAACGGATGCGATTGCTGCGCAAGTGCTTGAAGAAATCATGGCGAACTCGCCAGAAGAAATTCAGCAGCAGATGCAAGACAACATCACTTGGATCAAAGACGCGAAAGAAAACAAGCTAGTGGTTGGTTCACAAGCGCGTATTCTTTATGCAGACTCTGAAGGCCGCATTAAAATTGCTAAAGCATTTAACGATGCTATTGAGCGTGGCGAGATTGGTCCTGTGGTACTTGGTCGTGACCACCACGACGTATCTGGTACAGATTCACCATTCCGCGAAACATCTAACATCTATGATGGCAGCCGCTTCACAGCTGATATGGCTATTCATAACGTCATTGGTGACGGTTTCCGTGGTGCAACATGGGTATCTATCCACAACGGCGGTGGCGTTGGTTGGGGTGAAGTGATCAACGGCGGCTTTGGTATGCTACTTGATGGCTCAAGCGATACTGAGCGTCGTCTTAAGTCAATGCTACTATTCGACGTAAACAATGGTATTGCACGTCGTAGCTGGGCACGTAACGAAGAAGCTAATTTCGCCATTAAACGCGAAATGGCGCGTACACCTAAGCTAAGAGTCACGCTTTCACAAAATGTTGAAGATGATATTTTAAATAATTTAAGTTTTTAAGTTATTCTCTTTTTAGTGGCTCAAACCTATTTTTGAGCCACTTTTACTGATTAATGGCTTTTTCAACAGCTTTTAACAATGACGATTTCGTACAAGGTTTCGTGATGTAACCTGTTAACCCTAAGGTTGCCCACTTTCTTATAATATCTTTATTCTTATTGCCGCTAATTGCAATTATTGGAAGCTGCTTGCAGTGCGGAATATTCCTAAGGTTTTTTGTTGTATTATAGCCATCTAATTCAGGCATGAATAAATCCAGCAAAACCACGGAAAATTTCTGCTTCTTTAATAGTTTAATTGCTTCAAGCCCTGTGCCTACGCTTATCACTTTGTACCCTTCATCTATTAGCACTCTAGAAACCATTTCTCTATAAAATTCATTATCCTCTACAACCATAACTTTTATATCGGACTTTTCTACTTTTGCATTGAGTGTTTGACTTTGTGGTTCAGAAGAATTCACTTTATTGTGATCTTTAGGATTTTGTTCTTGCTCATTTTTTACATTATGAACACTTAATGCACCGTCCTTCTCACTCAACATTGCAGCCAATTCAGCAATGGAAAACCTTTTATCTTTAAGCCTAGATTGTAACTCGTCTATACTGTCTTTAAGCTGGCTTTCCAAAGAATCAATGAGAGGCGCAAGGTGTGTATTCTTTAATTCGGTTAGTAGTTGGTCTTGAACTTGATTTATGCCTTTATGATTATCTAAAGATTCTCTTGCGCTATTAAGTGTATCAGATGCTTTATTGTGATAATTGGCAGCATCATCTATCAAGGCTTTAAGATTCTCATCTATTCTTCCAAAATGCTCTTCTCTTAATTTATGCACTTCATTAACATCGCTGGTGCGATTTAAGGCATTATGAAGGATCATCTTAAAGCGATAATTTTCATACATTGGCTTATATATAAAGTAATCCGTAAAAATCCCTTTAATACAGCATCTAAAAGCAACACCTGACTCTTTGTTTTCGCATAACAAAATGTTCTCATGTGGATAATTTAATAACTCTGATTGAGCAAGCAAACGATAGCTTTCAACACTTTTCGCTACCGTTTCTCGAGCTAAAATAATTATACTAGGCTGAGTTTTTAATATTACTTCTTCAATATCCTTGTGAGTCGTCAAGGTTCTATATTCACTTACTTGTGATGATAAAATTTCAGTTACCCCGGCTAATTCTGTTGGCGAATCACATACAACAATAACTTTTGGGCGCCTTTGAGCGTGGTCAACAGTATTATGCATATTATCTCACTTATGTTGATTTAATCGCTGTTAATCCACGAATTGATGAAACTGGGTTTATTAGTCTTATGAATTCATCTGATGAACATGGTTTAAAGTAATAAAAGCCCTGAATTGATTTTACGCCTAGTTCTCTGACGATAATAAGATCATCCTCTTGCTCTACTCCCTCTGCTACAACTTCAAGCCCTAACTTATTCGCCATTTCACACGTACTCGCAACAATGATTTTTTTACTCGGATCTGTCGAACAGCCATCAACAAAGCACCTGTCTATTTTTAATTCATCAAATGGCAACTCATTTAGCTGTTTCATCGATGAATAACCTGTTCCGAAGTCATCGATAGAAAGTTTAAATCCTTTTAGCTTTAACCTAAGCAACACATCTAAGGATTGTTTAATGTTTTTGATAATGTTGCTCTCTGTTAGCTCTAGTGTTACCAGATTAGTTGGCATTTCGTTGGTTACACATATCTCATAAAGTTTTTCAGGAAGAGATACATCTAAAAGCTCTGTTGTACTGATGTTTATACTGATTTGGATTGAAGATAATTGAGCTTTATTGTTTTTCCAAAACAGGGATGTTTGTTTAAGAAGTAATGAAGAAAGGTCTTGGCTTTTACCTAATTTCTCTAGCTTATTGACGAAAAAATAAGGCGATATTAAGCCATCTGTTGGATGAAGCCATCTTGCTAACACTTCTATGCCAATAATTTCTTCTGTACTGCAGCATACTTTTGGTTGCATGTAACCTAGGAATTGCTCATTTTCTAAAGCAAAAAGAATTTCTTGTTCTGAATAACTGTTTTGGTTATGGGCAACTTCTGAACATTGTTTAGATTCTAATAAGCCTTGATACAATTCAGCTAGCTTTGTAGCTGACAACGGCTTTTCAATCGAAGAAACAATTGTCAATCCATGAAGACCAGCAAGCGCTGCAGCATTTTTTAAAAATAGGCTATTTTCACCACTCAATAAAGCTAACGGTTGTTTTACCTCTAGCTCACCTAGTTTGCGTAACATTTCAACACCATCGATTGAAGGCATATTCATGTCTAGCAAAATAAGTGAAGCATTATGAATTAACTCACTTTCAAGTGCCTTATATCCACAATCAAAGCCAACAAACTTGCATGGTGTTTTATTTTCTATTAAAAGTTTGAGCTGCGTAAGTACAAGTTGACTGTCATCAATTGCGACAATTATAGGAGTAGTCTCCAGCATAACCTGAACCTGATTACAGAATTGTTTTATTATATTTTAGTATAGAAGCAATTTCATTTTCTGCATGACTAAAGGTTTGTAAACAGCTATCAATAGAGTGTTCTATATTAGCTATTGAGTCTTGTTCACTGGTGGCTTCTAGCTCAGAAAAAAGTTCCGCTAACTTTTTAGAACCTACCGCTTTTGCGGACGTTTTAATTTGATGGGCAATATCTTTTACTGTTGTTAGGTCATCACAATCTAACTGTTCAATTAATTTTTTCGTGTCTCTCACAAAACTTTCTAAAAACATCAATTGTATTTCTTTATCATCACCAACATACTCTTCGAGCACTTCAAAACTAAAATACTTAGGTTTTTCCGTGTCATATTTTTCAAAACTACTCATCTTACCTAGAGTATCTTGTTGGTTATTTTTTTGTTTACGATCCAATAATGAATTTACTTTTTTACTTAAAGCTTGAAGCACGATGGGCTTAGCTAGGTAATCATCCATTCCCACTGCTAAACATTTTTCCATTTCACCATCTAATGCGTTTGCTGTAGCGGCAATGATCGGTAAATACGACAAGTTGTTTTGCGACTCCATTTTTCTCCTTTTTCGTGTAAATTCATAACCATCCATCAGCGGCATATGGCAGTCTGTAATAATCAAAGAAAAATCAAATTGTTCTAACAATTGCAGTGCAACTTTACCATTGTCTGCAACGACACATTGAAAGCCTAACATGGCTAATTGTCTTTTAAATAAATCTTGATTATAAACATTATCTTCAACAACTAGAATTAGCTGCCTATTTGCTTGTGCTTCTTCAATTGATGGCAATGTCCCGCTATTACTTAGCACCTCTTCAACAGTGTCACTTTCAATTAGATTTTCAAGTTTTGCGATATGTTCTACCACCTTCAACGCATAGTAAGGATGCAGCGAAATATTGCTGATACTGATGTCCGCAGCTTTAGGCAGTTTGTCTAGATTGTTATCAAGAACAATATAGTGACAACTACTGTTATCAACGAAGACCACCCTACCTTCTGTTGTAAATTGTTGGAAGGATTCTGCCGTTATGATCAAGTAATCAAACTTTTGCCCGTCAATCAACTGCGCGTTAAATAACTCTTTTGGTATAATTTCGCAGTAGGCATTTCTTAATTGAAGATGATTGGCTATATCCAACTCAAATTTATCTTCGTCTCCTACAACAGCGATTTTTAAATGAGCAAAGTTTAATTCTTCACAATTCTCTTTAACATTAACGCTGAGTGGTAGATGAACCGAAAAGCTTGTGCCAACACCTTCCAAACTCTGACATTCAATCCTCCCTTTCATCATCTCAATCAGCTTCCCAGTAATAGACAAGCCAAGACCAGTACCACCATACTTTCGCTGAACACTGTTGTCTGCTTGTTCAAAAGGGTTAAACAATTTATCTACTTGTTTCGATGTCATCCCCTTACCATTGTCTTTTACACAAATACAATACGTATTAGGTTCTTT
The Pseudoalteromonas phenolica genome window above contains:
- a CDS encoding urocanate hydratase; its protein translation is MNLQEFQHSIKQGIPSELPAPKAYPAGANRAPKRKDILSVEEKQLAVRNALRYFPKEWHAELAEEFAQELKDFGRIYMYRFKPNYELKARSISDYPAKCEQAAAIMLMIDNNLDPAVAQHPEELITYGGNGAVFQNWAQYLLAMKYLSEMEEDQTLHMYSGHPMGLFPSSKDAPRVVVTNGMMIPNYSKPDDWEKFNALGVTQYGQMTAGSFMYIGPQGIVHGTTITVMNAFRKVLNKGESPKGKIFLTAGLGGMSGAQPKAGNIANCITVCAEVNPKAAIKRHEQGWVDELVDNIDDLVARVRKAQENEEVVSIAFIGNIVNVWESFLAEDIFVHLGSDQTSLHNPWSGGYYPVDISYEESNRLIREEPDVFKEKVQSTLKRHAEAVNKHTAKGTYFFDYGNAFLLESSRAGGDVMAENGIDFKYPSYVQDILGPMCFDYGFGPFRWVCTSGNPADLDKTDAIAAQVLEEIMANSPEEIQQQMQDNITWIKDAKENKLVVGSQARILYADSEGRIKIAKAFNDAIERGEIGPVVLGRDHHDVSGTDSPFRETSNIYDGSRFTADMAIHNVIGDGFRGATWVSIHNGGGVGWGEVINGGFGMLLDGSSDTERRLKSMLLFDVNNGIARRSWARNEEANFAIKREMARTPKLRVTLSQNVEDDILNNLSF
- a CDS encoding response regulator, with translation MHNTVDHAQRRPKVIVVCDSPTELAGVTEILSSQVSEYRTLTTHKDIEEVILKTQPSIIILARETVAKSVESYRLLAQSELLNYPHENILLCENKESGVAFRCCIKGIFTDYFIYKPMYENYRFKMILHNALNRTSDVNEVHKLREEHFGRIDENLKALIDDAANYHNKASDTLNSARESLDNHKGINQVQDQLLTELKNTHLAPLIDSLESQLKDSIDELQSRLKDKRFSIAELAAMLSEKDGALSVHNVKNEQEQNPKDHNKVNSSEPQSQTLNAKVEKSDIKVMVVEDNEFYREMVSRVLIDEGYKVISVGTGLEAIKLLKKQKFSVVLLDLFMPELDGYNTTKNLRNIPHCKQLPIIAISGNKNKDIIRKWATLGLTGYITKPCTKSSLLKAVEKAINQ
- the hutH gene encoding histidine ammonia-lyase; translated protein: MTFRYGVDRLDLDTVNGIANGSVDAVLTSDAIDKINTSRQRVDQMAASDNAVYGINTGFGPLCDTQITPAETNLLQKNLLITHAVGVGNPIDKSISKLMLITKVHALSQGFSGIRLETVERMLKFIELDLIPVVPEQGSVGASGDLAPLSHLFLPLLGEGEFWVGDDIVPAAKALADNGLEPMDLHAKEGLALINGTQFILSHGITGLTKMRYLLDLADVAGAMSIEGMQGSQSPFREELHAIRAFAGNVEVATRMRRLFKDSQNMADHTDCDRVQDPYSLRCIPQVHGASRNAYNHLKELVEIEMNSVTDNPIVISEEEAISGGSFHGQPLAMALDYASIAAAELGNISDRRCYLLLEGLHGLPRLLTTSGGLNSGMMIPQYTTAALVTENKSLCFPPSADSVPTSMGQEDHVSMGSISGRKLNQILGNLEKIFAIELMYAAQAVDFRRPNTCSDIIEQNHALIRTKVAKLEEDRLLKPDIDAMVEFVKSQAFTVTLN
- a CDS encoding EAL domain-containing protein; protein product: MLETTPIIVAIDDSQLVLTQLKLLIENKTPCKFVGFDCGYKALESELIHNASLILLDMNMPSIDGVEMLRKLGELEVKQPLALLSGENSLFLKNAAALAGLHGLTIVSSIEKPLSATKLAELYQGLLESKQCSEVAHNQNSYSEQEILFALENEQFLGYMQPKVCCSTEEIIGIEVLARWLHPTDGLISPYFFVNKLEKLGKSQDLSSLLLKQTSLFWKNNKAQLSSIQISINISTTELLDVSLPEKLYEICVTNEMPTNLVTLELTESNIIKNIKQSLDVLLRLKLKGFKLSIDDFGTGYSSMKQLNELPFDELKIDRCFVDGCSTDPSKKIIVASTCEMANKLGLEVVAEGVEQEDDLIIVRELGVKSIQGFYYFKPCSSDEFIRLINPVSSIRGLTAIKST